The DNA sequence TGCGCAGCCGCACCAAGACCTCTTCGAACGGTATCTCCAGGTGCCGCATCGCCACCCAGGGCCTGAGCGACCAGGACGAGAAGCACTTGTTGCCGATATAGAGCGTGAATTCCGACATTTGTCCCCCTTGGCGGTTTGCTCCTTGCGGAGTGCGCTGGCCGGCACCCTAGCCTGCCGGCGCGGCGCCCGAAAGACACCCTGTTTCGCCGACATAAGCAGCGGCTCTCGGAACCGAAACCGTGCCGGCTCGTTTGCCAAGGCGAACCAAACCCGGGAGATGCGAAAATGGTGAACAAGGATCAGGTCGCCGGTGCGGCCAAGCAGGTAAAAGGCTCGGTCAAGCAAGCCGCCGGCAAAGTGACCGGCGATAGGCAGACGCAGGCGGAAGGCATGGCCGACAAGGCCACCGGCAAGGTGCAGAAGGCCTATGGCGACGCGAAGGACAAGGTCAAGAAATCGCTTGACCGCTGAGGAAAGGGCCGCGTCGAGCGGCCCTTTTCACGTCTTCAGCGATTTGCTGAAAGCGTTGGTGAAAACCACGGCGCCATGATCGTCGCCGGCTTCGCCCAGCACGACGTCCAGGCTGTCGCTGGTGACACGTGCCAAGGCGAAGCCGCCCATATAGGCGGCTTTCGGCTTGAAGAGATCGAGGCCGTCGCGTTGATAGATCATCGGCACCTCGTGCTGGTGACCGTGGAAGACGGCAACGACGTTGTAACCCTTCAGGGCGGCCAGCAAGGCGTGGCGGTCCTCTGTGGCTGATAGCCGAGCGCTTGCAGGAGCACATTGCCCACACCCGTGGTGAAAGCGAGATCGTTCCAGCCGGGCTCGGCCATGCGGACCACACGGCATTGCTCGGCGTCGGCCGCCTGGGCAGCCTGCGAGGCCAACGCCAGCGCGGCCAGACAGCTTGCAAGGATACGCACCATTTCCGTTCTCCTTATTGTGTTGACCCATCGGTCTTTTTATTGTCCCATGGGTCAATGATTGATCTCGCGGGGCGAAAATGTCAACATGGATTCGTGAGGCATGGAACAATCTCGTGAAACTGAAACGCCTTGGCGACATACGCCGAAAGGAATTGCGCCAGGCGGCCTTCGCGGTTCTGGAGCGCGAAGGCATTGCGGGGGCGACGCTGGAAAAAGTCGCCGCCCATGCAGGCGCCTCCAAAGGCATCGTGCTGCACTATTTCCGCAACAAGCAGGAATTGTTCGAGCACGCCATGCGCGAGGCCAACGCAGTCCTATGCAACGCGGTGGTCGCAAGGCTTCGCCGGGCGCGGACTTCGATGGAACGCCTGGACGCGGTGATCGAGGGCAATTTCGAGGAGCATCTCTTCCTGCCGCCTCTATGCCATGCCTGGCTTTCGCTCTGCGCCGAGGTGCCGCGCGATGAAAAGCTGGCGCGCATCCAGAAGGTGATCCATGGGCGCATGCGCTCGAACCTGTTGTCCGGCCTGCGCGGCCTCGCCTCACCCAACGAGGCCGACGACATCGCGCTTGGCGTCACGGCCTTGATAGACGGACTCTGGCTTCGGCTCGGCCTGCAGCCGGGCAGCGTCTCGCGCGAACAGGCGATCCGGCAGGTCAAGGGCTATGTCGCCGCGCGGCTGGCTACTCAGGAGCGCTCCACCGCCAGCGCGTGAAACCGACCCGCACGTCGTCCGGTTTTCGCGCTGCGACGGGTCTCAGGCCAGCCGGCCGTCGGGCGCTTGCGCCGGACGCCGGCCGAAGTTCATACCCTGGGATAGCCTGATGACTTGACCCCGTCACGGACATGCGGTGCGATCCCTCTGTTTGATGGCAAACGCATGGTGAGGTGCGTGATGAGGCTTCACGGCAAGCGGACGTTGATCACCGGCGGATCGGATGGCATCGGCCTGGCGATCGCCG is a window from the Mesorhizobium australicum WSM2073 genome containing:
- a CDS encoding CsbD family protein; this encodes MVNKDQVAGAAKQVKGSVKQAAGKVTGDRQTQAEGMADKATGKVQKAYGDAKDKVKKSLDR
- the betI gene encoding choline-binding transcriptional repressor BetI, with product MSTWIREAWNNLVKLKRLGDIRRKELRQAAFAVLEREGIAGATLEKVAAHAGASKGIVLHYFRNKQELFEHAMREANAVLCNAVVARLRRARTSMERLDAVIEGNFEEHLFLPPLCHAWLSLCAEVPRDEKLARIQKVIHGRMRSNLLSGLRGLASPNEADDIALGVTALIDGLWLRLGLQPGSVSREQAIRQVKGYVAARLATQERSTASA